The Lycium barbarum isolate Lr01 chromosome 12, ASM1917538v2, whole genome shotgun sequence genome includes a region encoding these proteins:
- the LOC132621770 gene encoding multiple organellar RNA editing factor 1, mitochondrial-like, with amino-acid sequence MALYSFRLRRVLSLSSSIFTQTFHQPPSLLISSTPSSLSQINNPSKLHRFDFPNQSRLFRSSTISLSSRSRSFDRNPGDDEIGPDTILFEGCDYEHWLIVIDFPKDTQLTREQMIDTYIQTAAEVFGSVEEAKKKIYALSTTTYRGFQVLCSEETSKKFEGLPGVVFVLPDSYIDPVNKEYGGDKYNNGEIIERPPPPQFQRQGSRPRRGPQYQQGNYSPPQGPPQQNYGPPQGPPPQQNYGAPQGPPPQQNYGPPQGPPPQQNYGPPRYPPPQQNYGPPRYPPPQQNYGSQQYPPPQQNYGSQQYPPPPQQNYRPPQNPPQQNYESPQNPLPNQSSGASQNVPPQWNHGRQQSFSPQQSYGPQGAGDRRGPTPLGSSPGGWDNSQGERQDSRRPYEVNYNQGEQGNYSPQDQRGSAPPEQGGFGGAQHYAPPQGGSYGQQTFGGQMQGTGAPFGQSNPRPGGDQSFPQMEQRGNMQGGEQRTYAASGTTGTDQGRY; translated from the exons ATGGCGCTGTATTCTTTCCGTCTCCGGCGAGTTCTCTCACTTTCCTCTTCCATTTTCACTCAAACATTCCATCAACCACCATCTCTCCTCATTTCTTCAACTCCATCATCACTCTCCCAAATAAACAATCCCTCTAAGCTTCACCGTTTCGATTTTCCTAACCAATCGAG GTTATTTAGGTCTTCTACTATTTCGCTGTCCTCCAGGTCTCGATCATTTGACCGGAACCCTGGTGACGATGAAATAGGTCCCGATACAATCCTTTTCGAAGGATGCGATTATGAACACTGGCTTATTGTTATTGATTTTCCTAAAGATACTCAGCTTACTAGGGAACAGATGATTGATACTTATATACAAACTGCTGCTGAAGTCTTTGGGAG TGTGGAAGAGGCTAAGAAAAAGATTTATGCCTTAAGCACAACGACTTACCGGGGTTTTCAGGTCTTGTGTTCAGAGGAAACATCGAAGAAGTTTGAAG GTCTGCCAGGAGTTGTGTTTGTACTGCCTGATTCGTACATTGATCCAGTAAACAAGGAATATGGAG GTGACAAGTATAATAATGGGGAGATCATCGAGAGACCACCGCCTCCACAGTTTCAAAGACAAGGTAGCAGGCCTCGAAGAGGCCCACAGTATCAACAAGGCAATTATTCCCCACCGCAGGGTCCACCTCAGCAGAACTATGGGCCACCACAGGGTCCTCCACCGCAGCAGAACTATGGCGCACCACAGGGTCCTCCACCCCAACAGAACTATGGCCCACCACAGGGTCCTCCACCCCAGCAGAACTATGGCCCACCAAGGTATCCTCCACCCCAACAGAACTATGGCCCACCAAGGTATCCTCCACCCCAGCAGAACTATGGCTCACAACAGTATCCTCCACCCCAGCAGAACTATGGCTCACAACAGTATCCTCCACCACCTCAACAGAACTACAGACCACCACAGAATCCGCCACAGCAGAATTATGAGAGTCCGCAGAATCCTCTGCCAAATCAGAGTTCCGGTGCATCTCAGAATGTTCCTCCTCAATGGAATCATGGCCGTCAGCAAAGTTTTTCACCTCAACAGAGTTATGGGCCACAAGGAGCTGGGGATCGTAGGGGTCCTACACCTCTTGGTAGCAGCCCCGGTGGATGGGATAATTCCCAGGGTGAAAGACAAGATTCAAGACGTCCATACGAGGTTAATTATAATCAAGGAGAGCAAGGAAATTACTCTCCTCAAGACCAGAGAGGTTCTGCACCTCCAGAGCAAGGAGGCTTCGGAGGAGCTCAACATTATGCCCCTCCACAAGGTGGAAGTTATGGACAACAAACCTTTGGAGGTCAAATGCAGGGAACTGGTGCCCCGTTTGGGCAGAGTAATCCAAGGCCAGGAGGAGATCAGAGTTTCCCACAGATGGAGCAGCGGGGCAACATGCAAGGAGGAGAGCAGAGAACTTATGCAGCTAGTGGTACAACGGGAACGGACCAA GGGAGATACTGA